A region of the Verrucomicrobiota bacterium genome:
TCATAGACTTCGCCGGGACAGCTTCCGGGAAGAGAGATCCTTCTTTTAGCATCTGTCCGAACAATACTCATGGTGGGATTATCCCACCTAATGACGAAATGTCAAGAAAGCTAAAATCGCCCTGAAACACGGGCTTGAATCGTAACTGGGTTCATTCCCCGATGCTTGCGGCGTGCTGAATTTTGCAATGTATGTGTCGTTCCTCGGTACATCGAGCCCCGAAGGCCGAAGGGTTGGATTGCCGTGATACCCCGCTGCGGTCTTCCGCAAAATCCATAAGCAGCTTTAAAGGAGTTACTTAGGGATTTTAAGAGAGAATAGATTGTAACCGTTCACGGGGTATTCAAAAGGACAGCATCGGCAGATGCAAGCGTTGATCGGTGAGTCGGTGGACCGGGGTGGCGTATGCCGCGTGTCGAATGATTTGGCAGGTCAGCCCGGTGCTCCGCCAATGCGGGCACCGGGCTGATCAGCCTAAGGCGGGCAGTAGGGATGGGGCGGGTTCGTCGTGAAAGTGGGCGCGCACGGCGGCAAGGATGAACTCGAAGGCGGACCGGCCCTGCATCGCGCAGGTGCCGACCACGGTCCAGAGGCGTTCGCAGGTCTCGCGTCCCTTGAGGCTGCGCGTGCCTTGCGTGATGCGCCGGTCGATGACGACGAAGCGCACGGCCTGCTCGGCGAGGTTGTTGGTCGGGCCGATGCCGGGCGTGGTGATGAACTCGAAGTAGGCCTTGCCGTTCTTGCGGAAGCGGTTGGCCATATTGAAGGCTTCGCGCTTGAGTTCCTTGCCGTTGGCGTCCAGGCGCGAGGGCACATCGCCCAGCGCCACCTCCAGGATGTGGTCGCGGGCCTGTTCGAGCGCGCGTTGGAAGGCGGACGGGCCGGTCTGGTCTTGGCGGTGGATGACCTTGAACATCGCCTTGACCGCCGCGAGCAGCCGCTGGCCGTAGGCGCGCGTTTGGGCGTCGGGCAGCCCGGTCAGGAACTTGATGTCGCGGATCAGATGGGCGATGCAGAACTGCACCGTGATGTTGAAATCCTTCATGTACTTGTGGTAGGCGGAAAAGTAGTCGCAACCGAGTACGCCGTTGAACTCCTCGCCCAGCACATCGAGCAGCACCTTCGAACTGCGGGTTTTGTCGATCTTGAACAGCACATACAGCTCGGCTCGGAAGACCCAGGTCCAGAACTTCTCGCCGTTGTCCTTGTGGCCGGTTTCGTCCACGTTGAGCGCCTGTTCCAGCGGCAGCCGGCCGAGCAGTTCGGCGTAGGGCGCGTCCAACGCGGCGGAGGCCTTTTCGACGACCTTGCGCAGGTAGCCGCGCGAGACGTCTTCGCCCAGCACGTCGCGCACGAACTTGCGGATCGTGGAGAAGGAGGCGTGATCGACGGCCTTCATGTAGGCGACCAGCGCGGTGAGCCGCTCCTTGAACAGGCCTTCCTTGACCACCGCTTCGGGGAATGGGTGATAATGAACCTTGCCGCAGCGTTCGCACCAGACCGGATAGGAACGGTGCTCCTCCTTGCGGACGATCACCTCCTCGATTTCCATCTGTTGCAGCACGCGCGGCGGCTGGTCCAGGAAGGTCAGCCCGGCGTTGCCGCACTCCGGGCAGGCGTCGAGCCTGTACTCGTGGAAGTTCTTGATGTCCGCTTCCGGGAAGGCCGGGCGCTCGTGCCGGGGATGGCCGGGTTGCGCGCCGATCTTGCGTTTGCCCTGCTGGCGTTGTTGCGGCTTGGGCCGTGTGATGTCCGACGACGGGGGCTTGCTGGAGTTGGTGGAGTTCTTCGAGAGCTGCGCGACCTTGCGCTCCAGCTCCTCGACCCGCTTCTGCAGCAGATCGACCTGTCTCGACAACTCGCAGATGACCTTGACTACCGCTTCCGGTCCGGCGTGATAAATGGCCAATGCTTGCTCAGGGGTGATCATCGCACAACGCCTCCCTGAAATCCTTGACCAACGGATACAGATACACGTCCTTGACCGAAGTCTGGATGCGGTGTTCCCGGTCGTTGCGGGTGCGGCCCCGTGTCGCGCCCAGTCGCCGCCAGTTGGCTGCCCGGTAGCACGTGCCCTTGAACCGCGAGCGATCCACGAACGTTTCCAGCGCATGGACGGGATGCCCGTACTTGGCCTGCCAGTCCTCGCGGATCCGACGGGCGATCAGGCCCAGCACATGGCTGGCCAGATGCGGAATCTGGACCCACGCCGGGATAAGAAAACGAGTGTTGTTCGTCAGGTGTTGCAGGTTGCGCTCGCGTGTGGGGCGGTCCCACCCGAGAAAGGCGTCGCGGTCCGCGCACTTCCACGCCGCCGCGCCGAACAGCACACAGGCCACCGGGCGATTATACCGGTCCCGTACGAGGTAGCGGATATTCTCGCCAACCGTGTTGCGCTGTCCGAGGTAGTGCTCGTACGCCAGCAGGCCGAGGAACAGGCGCGCGTCGGCCGATCCCGGCGCGACGATGCACACCTGTAGCGGTTGCAGGTTGCGCAACGAGCCACCGATCAGATCCTTCTGCACTGGTGCGACTGGCGGTCGCCGGTTCCGAAAACCGTTCGTCGACGGCCGTATTCGCGGCGGAAGCCGAATGTGGCCCGCCCGTTCCAGTTTCAGCAGCAACAGGCGGCAGGACATGTCCTTGAGTTGGCCGCTCGCGTTGCGCCAGTCCCAGCGGCGGCACAACTCCTGACTCAACGGCGTTCGCCCACGCGCCGGGTTCTCGGCCAGCAGAACGCGGATCAATTCGATGTCCGCGCCGGTCACTTCGCGCCCTTGCAAAACCATGCTCTCTGATGTCATGGCGCAAAGAGTACGACAAATGCCCCAACCGAAACCAGCACAAAAAAAACAAATTTTATCTGGTTGCGTGTCGGGGGCCGGTTAGGCTATCTTTCGCGGTGTAGGGATTGGTTGGTGCCAATCCCTACGCGGTTCCGCATGCGGCGGGCGGAAACGTGGATAAAAAGACGCCGTGAACGGTTACTAAGTCAGCGACCTTTCAGCACTGCTACCCGTGCCTTCTTGTTTTCACTCAGCTCCTGGTTTCCTGAGAAACCTAGGAAGGTGTTGAGAATAAAAAACGGAGAATTAAGAGTGCGACAAAAATCAGTGCCAACACCTACAACTCACCCCATGAATCAAAAATACAAAAATAATTTTTCTTTCCTCCACTCTATTACAACGATGAAAGTTTCCTTCAAAGACCAGCGGTTACACAATGATCAAAATGAAAACTCGATTGAAATAAAGCAGGTTAAGGCCAAAGGATTTCTAATGACGATCCTGGGGACAATCAGCCTAATGGTTTCCGCGCACGCCCAGGAGACTCCGATTGAAAGCGATACACCAATATATGAGCTAAGCCCATTTGAAGTGTCTGTTTCTGAAAACGTAGGATATCTGGCAACTTCATCATTAGCAGGTACCAGGATTAATTCAGACCTGAGGGATCTTGGAGCCGCCATTTCCGTTATAACTAAGGAATTCATCGAAGATACAGGTGTTACCAGTATTGATGAGCTCTTGGTATATACAACGGGAACCGAAGTCGGTGGGGCCTACGGAAATTTTACAAATTCAAGCACTTCAGTCGGGAGAGCTTTGCAACAAAGCAATCGTTCCAATCCGGAAGGAAATACCCGCATCAGAGGATTAGTGAGTGCGGAAACAAGTCGTGACTTTTTTATCACGGACTTCGGATTTGACTCTTTTAACGTGGAACGGGTTGATATTAGCAGGGGGCCCAACTCAATTTTATTCGGTGTCGGCAGCCCAGGGGGTGTGATCGATTATTCGATGAAGCGTCCAAATTTGAGTAACAGCAGAAACGAAGTTTCGGTCAGGATTGGACAAAGAGGATCTCATCGGGAAACAGGCGACTTCAATGCTGTTTTGATCGAAGACAGGCTAGCTGTTCGATTAAACGTTCTGAACGAAACAACTAATTTCAGGCAAGAGCCGGCATACGAGAATGACCAACGCATACATGGTGCGATAGAGGGGATTCTCTTCGAAAACAAACAGAGCAACTTTCTGGGGACGACAAAAATAAAGGGGAATTTTGAGGTAGCTGAATTGAAAACGACTCCTCCTAACGTGATTGCTCCAACGGACAACATTCGCCACTGGTACAATGCTCCAAATGTTGCTGCCATAGAAGCGCAAACAGGTAGGACGGCTCCTTCAAGGTACACCGATGGATCCTTCGTTTCACAAGCCCTTCATGACAAATTTGGAGCGAATGATCCCTTCATGGGCAGTTTAGCTCGGCGGCTTCCCTATTTTATCGCGATTGCGCCTATTTATAATCATCCGATAAATGGGAATCCCCCGAACATTGGTTTTTCAAATCCAGCCCTTGCAGACATCCAAGCTGCTGAAGGCCGCGTCCAGGGTAGTCGGGCCTTTGACTGGTTAATGCAGAGCAACCTGGTGGAGGAAGCTTGGACTTCCGGGTTCACGGCGCAGACATTTCAGAATACCGATATTTATGATTTTAAAAATCAGCTAATAACGGGAACTTTAGAATCCCGCCAGGATGATTTCGAAAATATTTCAATTTCACTGGAACAGCTCTTTTTAGAGAACAAGGCTGGACTAGAATTTTCATACAACCGTCAGTCTTTGGATAGACGGACAGTTTTTCCCTTTTCAACCGCCGGGCTGCCTAGGTCGGGTGATGTTTGGGTGGACAACAATTTGTGGCTTGGGAACGGAGAGCCAAATCCTAATGTTGGGCGGCCCTTC
Encoded here:
- a CDS encoding DUF4338 domain-containing protein yields the protein MTSESMVLQGREVTGADIELIRVLLAENPARGRTPLSQELCRRWDWRNASGQLKDMSCRLLLLKLERAGHIRLPPRIRPSTNGFRNRRPPVAPVQKDLIGGSLRNLQPLQVCIVAPGSADARLFLGLLAYEHYLGQRNTVGENIRYLVRDRYNRPVACVLFGAAAWKCADRDAFLGWDRPTRERNLQHLTNNTRFLIPAWVQIPHLASHVLGLIARRIREDWQAKYGHPVHALETFVDRSRFKGTCYRAANWRRLGATRGRTRNDREHRIQTSVKDVYLYPLVKDFREALCDDHP
- a CDS encoding IS66 family transposase, encoding MTPEQALAIYHAGPEAVVKVICELSRQVDLLQKRVEELERKVAQLSKNSTNSSKPPSSDITRPKPQQRQQGKRKIGAQPGHPRHERPAFPEADIKNFHEYRLDACPECGNAGLTFLDQPPRVLQQMEIEEVIVRKEEHRSYPVWCERCGKVHYHPFPEAVVKEGLFKERLTALVAYMKAVDHASFSTIRKFVRDVLGEDVSRGYLRKVVEKASAALDAPYAELLGRLPLEQALNVDETGHKDNGEKFWTWVFRAELYVLFKIDKTRSSKVLLDVLGEEFNGVLGCDYFSAYHKYMKDFNITVQFCIAHLIRDIKFLTGLPDAQTRAYGQRLLAAVKAMFKVIHRQDQTGPSAFQRALEQARDHILEVALGDVPSRLDANGKELKREAFNMANRFRKNGKAYFEFITTPGIGPTNNLAEQAVRFVVIDRRITQGTRSLKGRETCERLWTVVGTCAMQGRSAFEFILAAVRAHFHDEPAPSLLPALG